One genomic window of Camelina sativa cultivar DH55 chromosome 5, Cs, whole genome shotgun sequence includes the following:
- the LOC104789305 gene encoding uncharacterized protein LOC104789305 gives MSEETKAIMKTEGSKPVVSAFQLAPTKNPGAIIAQVQFNGDNFDEWAQAVRTALQVKKKYGFVDGTVSKPSEDEADYEDWLSAKSMVTLWILNTIDPKVRRTLGNKEDPKELWMEIKDRFSEANGPRIQEIKAELAHCCQGNMSVIEYYGKLQMLWEDLANYDKVIACKCGGCSCNINVELEKKKEDDRIHQFLLGLDTALYGGVRTSIISIDPLPNMNQVYSKVKSVERVNTVMRGREQENTQVAFAVRGGQHTSGKEEKGKMVCSVCKKSGHTADTCFQVIGYPEWWSERPRGIGSFARGGGRQGTGRGRGGMARANVMVAQDGAESSVEAERSGYTGLKTSNGGHS, from the coding sequence atgtCAGAGGAGACAAAGGCGATCATGAAGACAGAAGGTTCGAAGCCGGTAGTTTCAGCGTTCCAACTGGCACCAACCAAGAACCCTGGCGCGATCATAGCGCAAGTTCAATTTAACGGAGACAACTTTGATGAGTGGGCTCAGGCGGTGCGGACTGCACTGCAagtcaagaagaaatatggttttgTTGACGGAACTGTCTCAAAACCGAGTGAAGATGAAGCCGACTATGAAGATTGGTTATCGGCGAAGTCGATGGTGACACTTTGGATTCTCAACACAATAGATCCAAAGGTGAGAAGAACTCTGGGAAACAAGGAAGATCCAAAGGAGCTTTGGATGGAGATCAAAGATCGTTTCTCTGAAGCAAATGGACCAAGAATTCAAGAGATTAAGGCAGAACTTGCTCATTGCTGCCAAGGAAATATGAGTGTGATTGAATACTATGGGAAGCTGCAGATGCTGTGGGAAGACTTGGCAAATTATGACAAGGTCATAGCTTGCAAATGTGGAGGATGCTCCTGCAATATCAACGTCgaactggagaagaagaaagaggatgaTCGAATTCATCAATTCCTTCTTGGACTTGACACGGCCTTATATGGAGGAGTAAGAACTTCGATCATCAGCATTGATCCTCTTCCAAACATGAATCAAGTATACTCAAAAGTGAAGTCGGTGGAGCGAGTGAATACTGTCATGAGAGGAAGGGAACAAGAGAACACACAAGTAGCATTCGCAGTCCGAGGAGGACAACACACGAGtgggaaagaagaaaagggaaagaTGGTGTGTTCAGTGTGTAAGAAATCTGGACACACAGCGGATACTTGCTTTCAAGTGATCGGGTATCCTGAGTGGTGGAGTGAGCGACCTCGAGGCATTGGAAGCTTTGCACGAGGAGGAGGTCGCCAAGGAACCGGAAGAGGACGTGGCGGTATGGCTCGTGCAAACGTGATGGTTGCACAAGATGGAGCCGAGTCGAGTGTGGAAGCTGAGAGGAGTGGCTATACAGGGTTAAAAACGAGCAATGGGGGACACTCGTGA